The Callospermophilus lateralis isolate mCalLat2 chromosome X, mCalLat2.hap1, whole genome shotgun sequence genome contains the following window.
aattgagctgctacaaacattgatgtcacagcatcactatagtatgctgattttaactcctatGGATATATACCAATGTGTGGTAtaactgggccaaatggtggttccattcctagttttttagtgttttttttttttgaggaatctccatactatccatactattttccagaatggttgcaccaatctgcagtcccaccagcaatatatgattgTTCCCTTTCCacaacatcctcaccaacatttataaaATCTTTGCCACATTTACCTCAGATAGAACAATGATCTCCAGGAcatagaaagaactcaaaaagcttaacaccaataaaataaacaatccaatcaataaatgggcaggcacttcatagaagaaatatgaatggtcaacaaatatatgaaaaaatgttcaacatcctagcatttagagaaattcatattaaaactacattgagattttatctcagtCCAGTCAGAAAGGAAACAAAGACTTGAGGTTTAAACACATAtgagaagctgagacaggagggataACAAGTTCAACACCAGTCTCAGTAACACagggaggccttaagcaacttaataagatgctgtctttatatatataaataatgaggacgtagctcagtggaaaatggtccctgggttaaatctttaGTATGTACGTACATCATATAGTAAGTATTTTAACAGCTGGATCAGATGCACAAAAACTGAGCCCAGAGGCAGCGCGACAGCAGCTGGAGGGCAGGAGAGGTGGCGCAGCCGGTCCTGTCCTCTCCATGAGGCCGCAGCAGGCGCTGGTGTCCGGGAAGGTATTCATTCAAGGAGACTACAGCAGTGGTACACGCTGCCAGTTCCAGACGAAGTTCCCCGCAGAGCTGGAGAACCGGATTGATAGGCAGCAGTTTGAAGagacagttcgaactctaaataaccTTTATGCAGAAGCAGAGAAGCTTGGGGGCCAATCATATCTTGAAGGCTGTTTGGCTTGTTTAACAGCATAGACCATCTTCTTATGTATGGAAACTCATTATGAGAAGGTTCTGAAGAAAGTCTCCAAGTATATTCAAGAACAGAATGAGAAGATATATGCTCCCCAAGGTCTCCTCCTGACAGACCCTATTGAGAGAGGACTTCAAGTTATTGAAATTACCATTTATGAAGACAGAGGCATGAGCAGTGGAAGATAAACCATAAAATTAAAGATCCCACATCCAGCTGGGACCCTCATCTACCCACTGGCTGATCACAGAGTGTCCCTACCTCCTCTCCAAAGCATCATTCCTTTGTATCTGCTGCCAGAGCCACGGTGCCATTTACTACAAGGACTAACTTTCTAAAATTCCACACCTGGAGTGACCTCTAGTCGCTCAGCATCCACTTTGTGTCTTTAAATTGTGTAGGATTCTGTAATCTTTTGATTCGTTTCTGAGAAAACACAATGAAGCATTTCGCATTTTTTTATTCAAAGTGATTATAAAATATGCAATTGGTCAGCTCAAtgcaaagttttatttatttcttacttgCCACCAGTACCATGAAATCTATTCATTCCTTGGGCCAATTTTCCAGGTGGCTTTAGACTTCAATGAGTTTATATTAGTGAATGTTCAGTCTTATTCCCCCAAATTAATAAATGGCTTTTTTCCAGGTGAGGGATAGACTGTGTCTGTTATGCTGATGCATTTCCCAGATTTCAAAGAACTACCAGTTTTGCCATGATTCAGATCTTGAGATTGATTTCTGTTGTTCAGTTTTCAAACCGAAACtcattgaaaaaatactgtataaTGTTATTTGTTTTACTATAGCAGTTATATCTAATTAAAGCAGTATTGAATGCAATTTccaggtattttatttggagCCTTTTATGTTATTATTGCATTACCTTGAATGTTGGAAAGATGTGGTATGTGTTGCTTGTTCATTACACAAATAAGTAAGCATAATAAAGTGGATGCTAAACCATCAAACACATATGTCCCTGCTGTGTCCCTGAATGTGTAATAAGCAAGTATAGTAAATATCTTATTTATAGTTTTGTTATAAATATAACTTATGAGAAAAAAATTTGATAGGCATGGAActgtatattgctaatttttaacccTACTGGCAACTTTATGATTTATAGATTCCTCATACAGCCTCTTACAGTATTCAGTGCACAGAAATCTTATAATTGGTTTCAAATAAGTTAAGTGACTTCCAAGTTAAACTCTTAAGTCTGAATCACTACTTCTAGCTCTTCTTTTGTCTATATGTTCCTAGTGTTTGGGTTTCTTATGCCCCTCATTATTTTCTGGGTTTGAGAGCACTGTATTTGGaagaaagttaagaaatatattagGAGAGAACGAAGCAGTTAAAAGTTTTACTTTCAGAGATATTGTAGGTGCTAATACTGGATTTAACCTTTcagatgtaatttcttttctggaTGTGGTAGTTATTCAATAAATCCCATAGGTCTGTGTAATATTTTAATTGTATAAAACTTTGTTACTTTATAGTCTCTTATAGTGTGTCTGCCTTTTAAACCCATTGCAATAACTTTGCTGAAATATTAACACATTAGTAAAACTtttcttaaacaaacaaacaaaaaaaactgagCCCAGTGCTCAATCTTAATGTCATAGTAGGAGAGATGATCAGACAAGATgggggctgggtacagtggcacacacctgcaatctcagcagcttggaaggctgaggcaggagaatcacaagttcaaagccagcttcagcaatttagcaaggccatacgcaactgagcaagaccctatctctaaataaaatattaaaaatacctaggaatgtggctcagtggttaagtaccctgggttcaatagccagtaaccaaaaagaaagaaaggaaggaaggaaggaaggaaggaaggaaggaaggaaggaaggaaggaaggaaagagggctCCTGATATGTTGCATGCCAAATGTTTGTGTCACCCCAGAATTGATCCAATGTGATCAAGCTGTTAAGAATAAGGTTCAGTAGGTAGAGCTCTCATGATGAGAAGAAATATGAAAGAATTTGCTTcctctatgtgtgcatatacacaGGAAAGGCCATGTCAGGATATAATCAGGAAGTGGACCTTCACCTAAAGACCAACCATGCTGGCACACTGGTTTCAGACTTCTAGCTTCTAGACCCATAAGAAATGTTTGTTGTTAACCCataaactctttgattatttgtTATAGTAGGCATAAGACATAATGTAAATCTACAAGAACTACATAACACTACATTTTGAAGTACATTTGACAAAAAATCTGAACTAGATCAGAGGAACATAAAAAAACAACACAAtagctgggcacaatggcacaggcctgtaatcccagcagttcaggaggctgaattAGGAGTAtcccgaattcaaagccagcctcagcaacagtgaaggactaaacaactcagtgagacactgtttctaaataaaatacaaaatagggctggggatgtggctcagtggtcaagtgcccttgaattcaatccctggaaccaagaaaaaaaaaaaaaagaaaaaagaacaatacAATAGGTATGCACTAAGCAAAATCAACAATGGAAATTCCAGTATCTTAGGTAAataaattggaaagttaaaaaaaggaGAGGAAGAAACTTGTTTAGATTGAAAAGTCTTAAAACTTCAGAATGAGTAAAATCAAACAGAaattaaaatagagaaaataaaataaaaaccataatgATGTACTCTCACTTGTCTACTAGAAAAACAAAAGGTACCAAAGTCCGAAGTATGTGAAAAATGTGAATCAGTGAACTCACACACTAGTAGTTGGAACATAAAAGAGCTACTTTGAAAAATTGCTTGTTAGTATCTACTGAGCtgaacatacacattgcattcttaaATGTGGGATACccaagaaaagtgaaaataaatattCACCCAAAGTTATGTACAAGACATCATTATTCATATGTCCAGTCACAAACTGGAAAATACCCAGAACTCCATAACAGacacatttattttgaaatattcatatAATATAATACAACACACTAATGAGAAGGAATGATCTACAACtatagacaacaataaatgtaaatctcacaggaaattctggagggagccaaaccaaaaaataaataaataaataacacctaCTATAAGATTCAGGAAATTTCTTCTAAATTCTTGATGGAGTTTGGGAATGgatgagaaaaaaatcaacactccATTTCTTTTAGGTATTTAGTGTTCTCTTATATTATCCAAAGAATAGCCTCAGGGAAATGTGATCCTAAGCCCTTGAAAAGCAATTTACTACATACAGAAACAAGGTTAATGCATGGCTGAGGGACAAATAACTGATTCAGAGATAAAAGACATACCTGGGCCACAGTGTCAGCCCTAACCCACAAATTGAAGGTGATTTTAGGTAACTCATCACATCTCCTCTGGCCTCACCTGCCAAAGACAGACTGAGTAGTCCTACCTCTCAACTAGTGacatctgaggcacagagaacaaTATGATCCCCACCTGGGAAAAGCACTGTGCATTCCAAAAAGGTAAAAATTTCATGTTGTCAGTCCAAGGAATTATCTTAATAGCCAAGTTGTCTAAGGCATAGTaattatgatgattattaatatttttgcttttataaCTATATTTTTCTTACATAATTACCTTCTGGTTCAATGAAGAATGACTGCTGAAATGTAGATTCAATCAAAACAGTTATGATCCTGATGTAACATCAGACACCTTGGACTGACATGGTTCAACAAagatctttttcttcttcttaaatGTATTGCTTAGGAGCTCTGCAGACAAATTAGGGCAAACCCAGTTATACCATGTGAAAACTGTGTGACTTTACATCACCTTATATTCACTCATTTTTCTCATCAATAGAACTAGCATTATGCAGTACATAGTGTAGAAGACTAAACATTTTTGAGAATATATTACTGATGCTTTAAAAAGTTAAATGGTAAGGAATAGCATTATTTTATAAATTCTATTAAAGAGATGTTGGGTAAAaaaatcttatatcagtttaCAACTAAATCTTATTCAACAACTGATGTGTTTTATTAAACCACTAATTTTCACTATAACTACTACTGGCTAGCCAAACTATTGTGAAAACATCAAAGGCACTTGGAATAACTGATGTCAGAAAACTGAACCATTTCTTCACATGGCTGAATAAGTCCAGGGTTATCTTTGATTCTGACTTATGCCCTCACTGATGCATAGTACTGCAGGTCCCAACTTCCCTACCTCCAGACAAATCATGTCCAGATGCACCCCTCCCTCTGCACACTGTTGCAGCAACATTCCCACCTGCTCTCATCACTCTCCTCATCCCTTGCAGTATTCTCCTAATGGTCATCCTCAAACTCTATCTTGTTCTTCTCCGGTCAATTATCCACAAAGTAGTGGTCACCTTCTGAAAAGAGGAATCAGATTGTATCACTTCTATCCTCTAACCCTCCATgctcagaataaaatgaaaactcCTAACATGAGCCAAACCCTGTGGCTCTGTATACCCTTTCCACTTTACCTCCCACCAGTCTGAATGTTGTCTGCCAGTCTTCCAGCCACTGAGTTTTACCCTGATCCTGGATTATCTGATGCCTATGCATAGTGCAGGGACACCAACAAAATGGTCTGCAATGTCTGGCTTCTTGTCATTCAGGACTTAGTTCAAATGCCACTTCTGAGAAATAACTGACAACTCCATTTATCATAATCCCTGTCCTAGTCATTTTCTACTCTGTTTATTCTCCTCATTGCACAAATCACCATATGAAATCACCCTGTGCATTGATTTGTTTCCCTGTTCATTGGCAGATTTCCCAGACTAGAATGACAGCTTCAGGAAGCCTGCTTATTTTGttctctgtgttgtttctccagtACCTAGATCAGAGTGTTGTATATAAATCACTTAACAAATCTTACTTAATTGAAGGAATTAACCTATTTGATACACAGAGAATATACAGATACTTAAAGATAAATAGCAGGAGCAACCACTAATGGGATTAAACATCAAGATTCAAAATTATAGAAGACATCGCAAATCCACAACAATGCTTTTCAAACCTGGATGAATATTAGAATCAATTTGAAAAATTACTCAAAGTGTAGTTTCCTCCCACCCACGCCCCCTGCTTTTGATTCAGCACACTTAATGGTGGAAACAAATACCTCCTATTTTAGTAAGCACCATCTAACAATTTTAATGAAGTTGTCTAAGGAATTCCTGACTTCAACAGCTCACATTTGATTATCACTGATTTAATGCCACACTTGCAGAATTCTGGGACATCTGGAGTCTCCATTAATGTAATTGCTGGAAAGTGCCCTGGTCCTTCCCTCCACCAGATACCAAATGTTCCTTTATCATACAGGATCACAAACAAACTACAGTTTATTCCTGTTGGTTGGTAGGGCTGGGAattgttatcttattgtatagACAAGAATGGTAGTAGAAAAGAGACTTACCTTCAATGACCCTATGATCTCTTCACTCTTGCTCCAGTAACCTCTCCAGAAGACTCCACACTACACTTGATTCTTCTCTACAGCTTCTGTTTCCGTGGAGCAGAACTCCACACCTTTCTCTGATGTTACACTAGAAGGcagagaaagggaa
Protein-coding sequences here:
- the LOC143408251 gene encoding LOW QUALITY PROTEIN: golgin subfamily A member 7 (The sequence of the model RefSeq protein was modified relative to this genomic sequence to represent the inferred CDS: substituted 1 base at 1 genomic stop codon), whose translation is MRPQQALVSGKVFIQGDYSSGTRCQFQTKFPAELENRIDRQQFEETVRTLNNLYAEAEKLGGQSYLEGCLACLTAXTIFLCMETHYEKVLKKVSKYIQEQNEKIYAPQGLLLTDPIERGLQVIEITIYEDRGMSSGR